From a region of the Corythoichthys intestinalis isolate RoL2023-P3 chromosome 7, ASM3026506v1, whole genome shotgun sequence genome:
- the hmg20b gene encoding SWI/SNF-related matrix-associated actin-dependent regulator of chromatin subfamily E member 1-related isoform X2, giving the protein MGGVKHEHNDAPQQPRASQSTEQPQEEPKKRGWPKGKKRKKVLPNGPKAPVTGYVRFLNERREVMRARYPDLPFPEITKRLGAEWTRLAPNDKQRFLDEAEREKMQYAQELKEYHQTEAYQITSTKLQDKRIKKEDNPSVIISASSGIPKTSELPSRFDIPIFTEEFLDQNKAREAELRRLRKANVEFEEQNAVLQRHIKDMYNAKERLEAELSQDEKRTQALHQHLLAIKHTLVNSLSAVPLPGTGETASLGNLDSYLSRLSGALEGNPHKHRALLTQLCDVLSHLDSEKL; this is encoded by the exons ATGGGTGGTGTCAAACACGAGCACAATGATGCTCCGCAGCAGCCCAGAGCCTCGCAGTCCACAGAACAGCCTCAAGAAGAG CCGAAGAAACGAGGATGGCCCAAGGGAAAGAAAAGGAAGAAAGTGCTACCCAATGGTCCCAAGGCGCCAGTTACCGGCTATGTCCGCTTCTTGAATGAGCGGCGAGAAGTAATGCGGGCCAGATATCCCGACCTGCCATTCCCGGAAATCACAAAGCGGCTCGGAGCAGAATGGACGCGATTAGCACCAAACGATAAACAG CGTTTCCTGGACGAGGCAGAGCGGGAGAAGATGCAGTATGCCCAGGAGCTGAAGGAATATCATCAGACGGAAGCATATCAGATCACTAGTACGAAGCTACAAGACAAGCGGATTAAAAAAG aggacaatccGTCTGTTATTATCAGCGCCAGTTCAGGCATACCAAAG ACTTCTGAACTCCCAAGCAGGTTTGACATACCGATCTTCACAGAGGAGTTCCTTGATCAAaacaaag CTCGAGAGGCGGAGCTACGTCGACTTCGCAAGGCCAACGTGGAGTTTGAAGAGCAGAACGCGGTGCTGCAGAGGCACATCAAAGACATGTACAACGCCAAAGAACGCCTGGAGGCCGAGCTGAGCCAGGACGAGAAGCGCACGCAGGCTCTTCACCAGCATTTGCTGGCCATTAAACACACGCTAGTCAACAGCTTGTCTGCTGTGCCGCTACCAG GCACAGGTGAGACAGCGTCCCTCGGAAACCTGGATTCATATCTCAGTCGGCTCAGCGGCGCACTTGAAGGGAATCCTCACAAGCACAGGGCATTGCTCACACAGCTTTGTGATGTCCTCTCTCACCTAGACAG TGAGAAGTTGTAG
- the hmg20b gene encoding SWI/SNF-related matrix-associated actin-dependent regulator of chromatin subfamily E member 1-related isoform X1, protein MGGVKHEHNDAPQQPRASQSTEQPQEEPKKRGWPKGKKRKKVLPNGPKAPVTGYVRFLNERREVMRARYPDLPFPEITKRLGAEWTRLAPNDKQRFLDEAEREKMQYAQELKEYHQTEAYQITSTKLQDKRIKKDCLSEDNPSVIISASSGIPKTSELPSRFDIPIFTEEFLDQNKAREAELRRLRKANVEFEEQNAVLQRHIKDMYNAKERLEAELSQDEKRTQALHQHLLAIKHTLVNSLSAVPLPGTGETASLGNLDSYLSRLSGALEGNPHKHRALLTQLCDVLSHLDSEKL, encoded by the exons ATGGGTGGTGTCAAACACGAGCACAATGATGCTCCGCAGCAGCCCAGAGCCTCGCAGTCCACAGAACAGCCTCAAGAAGAG CCGAAGAAACGAGGATGGCCCAAGGGAAAGAAAAGGAAGAAAGTGCTACCCAATGGTCCCAAGGCGCCAGTTACCGGCTATGTCCGCTTCTTGAATGAGCGGCGAGAAGTAATGCGGGCCAGATATCCCGACCTGCCATTCCCGGAAATCACAAAGCGGCTCGGAGCAGAATGGACGCGATTAGCACCAAACGATAAACAG CGTTTCCTGGACGAGGCAGAGCGGGAGAAGATGCAGTATGCCCAGGAGCTGAAGGAATATCATCAGACGGAAGCATATCAGATCACTAGTACGAAGCTACAAGACAAGCGGATTAAAAAAG attgtctttcagaggacaatccGTCTGTTATTATCAGCGCCAGTTCAGGCATACCAAAG ACTTCTGAACTCCCAAGCAGGTTTGACATACCGATCTTCACAGAGGAGTTCCTTGATCAAaacaaag CTCGAGAGGCGGAGCTACGTCGACTTCGCAAGGCCAACGTGGAGTTTGAAGAGCAGAACGCGGTGCTGCAGAGGCACATCAAAGACATGTACAACGCCAAAGAACGCCTGGAGGCCGAGCTGAGCCAGGACGAGAAGCGCACGCAGGCTCTTCACCAGCATTTGCTGGCCATTAAACACACGCTAGTCAACAGCTTGTCTGCTGTGCCGCTACCAG GCACAGGTGAGACAGCGTCCCTCGGAAACCTGGATTCATATCTCAGTCGGCTCAGCGGCGCACTTGAAGGGAATCCTCACAAGCACAGGGCATTGCTCACACAGCTTTGTGATGTCCTCTCTCACCTAGACAG TGAGAAGTTGTAG